TTCTGCCTTCATTCCTTTCTTTCTCACATTTTTATTCTGTGTTCTCTTCTCGTGTCCTGTGTAAGCTGCTCTTCTATTTATCACTGTGCTCCAACATAACCCTTTCCCTTATCCCTAAAAGCCCACCCTTTGTTTTACCTCAATTGGAATATGTCTACTCTCCCTCTGTTGGTTTGTTTCTCCTTCTCATTCAATTTCTACACCACTTTTCCCtaaatctatctatcaatcattGTAATTGCACAATTTTTCTGCTATTCTGCTCCGTCTTTAGTGCTTTCACCTTGTCTTCCCTGACACAGCTTTCACTTTGTAACAGTCACTTTTTGTCTTGCTCCTCTTTTGTGATTCCGTTgaactccctccccctcccataTCCAGTATCAGTGCAGGGTCCTCACCAGCGGTTTCTGCTCAGGGAGCTGCTCAGGGACTATAACCCCATGGAGAGGCCGGTGGCCAACGACTCCCAGACTCTCACTGTTCAGTTCTCCTTTACTCTGATGCAGGTCATGGATGTGGTACGCATGGCATAAATGCATCATAAACATAATTATACACCCatacaatacatttaaacatgACTCTTAATATATCTCAATTCACTACTCACATGCCTACATGTACATTTAAAGAGTTCTTGGCCACTGTAATTGTTATTCCTCTGTGTGCTGGCTGTGAAACGATCTCCTCCAAATGCAATTCCAATGTAGAAATGCATTCTGAAGTTTAGCTGAAGCTAATAACTTAAATTGGAAAGGGatctctctctcaaacatgCATGACTGTTAATGTTACATTATTGCCAAACCTAAATTAGATATTTTGAATAATTTCacataagagaaaaaaatagataaTCACAAGATGAACCTTTCCTTAAATCATTAAATCACCTATTCTCGTATATGTTTTGTTATGCAAGGATGAAAAGAACCAGGTCCTCACCACAAATGCTTGGCTGCAGATGGTGAGTATAATGAATAACATTAAATGTGATATTGATCTGCGTAGTGATAATCCTTgtcctccccccccacacacacacacacacacacaatcttccTGGTGCCATCAGAACAGAAAGCCTACATATCTTCTGTCGCAGACTGAAAACTCACCTCTTCACACTGCATCTTGAGTCatgaatcaataaaaaaaaaagttcactaTCTCTTGTTCTTAAAATGTAGCACTTGAAGCAGTTTTGCTTGTGTAAGGACTGTTATGTCCTTGCATGATTCCTGCAATTTTTGGGTATTATCTCCATGGTTGAGAGCACTTATTGTAAATCACTTTGGAtgaaagcatcagctaaatgaatgtaatgtcatgtaatgcaaaatactgtatgttgtgtttaGCGTAGACTGAAATTACAATAAAATCACAATATGGAAAGTCAGAATGACGAATGAGTGCGTGTCTTGTCTATGTATATcttcatgtttttgttcataTGTAAAACCAGTGTTGTTCTTGTGTCTCCCAGCAGTGGTACGACCACTACCTCCAGTGGAACCAGTCAGAGTATCCTGGAGTTAAAAACCTCCGTTTCACTTCTGACCAGGTCTGGACACCTGACATATTGCTTTACAACAGGTATgtctggtacacacacacacacacacacacacacacacacacacacacacacacacacacacacacacacacacacacttgctgctGAGTTCTAATCCATCTCATCTGTGTGTTACTATCCTCCAGTGCTCATGATAAGTTTGACGCCACGTTTAAGACCAACGTGCTGGTTAACTCCAGTGGCTTCTGTGAGTATCTGCCTCCAGGTAAGTTTTTGCATCAAATTAATCCTAAGTATGTTTATTGCAATCTTTGCTTAATTCCAAATGGCTGCAccaaacaacattttttaactAGTTTCTTTTTGCCTCATTACATCTTGGGACAATTTTACTTGACTTTGAAATTTACTTTCCGTTCACTGTAAACTATTTCCCctgctttttttcttccaagGAATATTTCTCAGCACATGTAACGTGGATGTGCGATGGTTTCCATTCGACATCCAGCGTTGTGAACTGAAGTTTGGCTCGTGGACATTTGATGGTTGGCTGCTGGACATCCAGATGAAGGAGGCAGATGTGTCAGGATACATGACCAATGGAGAGTGGGACCTAGTGGGTAAGACAGGCTGCAGAGGCCCTGGAAGACAAACAGTGTTGCTTAGTAACAGTGCTTACATTTCTGCCATGTAGTCCTGTATGTGTAATTAGATTTTAGTAAGTTGGAGTATATCTTATGGACATTTTATTGaattaaaatacaatgcaaCAATTTAGATCTATATACTACACCTGTCATCCTTGATTTTCATAGTGAGATCTTTCCCTCTACATTCTATCTCTGCTGTGTTTATTCAGTTTTATGATGTGCTTCTCATTTCACACCCTCACTGGTGTTTTCTGCATTATAATGCCGTCTCTGCTGCACCTGCGTCTGTCTCTGTCCCCTCAGAGGTCCCTGGAGGGCGTCATGAAGTTTTCTATGACTGCTGTGCAGAGCCCTACCCTGATGTTACCTTTGTGGTGACATTACGAAGAAGGACCTTGTTTTACGCTCTTAACCTCCTCATCCCCTGTGTGCTCCTCTCCACCATGACCCTGGTGGTCTTCCTGCTCCCCGCCAACTCGGGGGAGAAGATCAGCCTGGGTGAGGAACAATAAGAGTAGGGTGGAGAAGAGAAGAACAGGGGTCGGGGTGATGTTATAATAAGAAAGGTTGAGAAAATATGAGATATGGAAAACAAGAGGTGCATCTGCTATGAGACAACACATGTCTTGCTGCATATTCTTTACTCCTTCCTTGTGAAACCATGGGCTTATTTCACTCTTTTAGTGTTTCTCTTACACTCTTCTGTTCATCTTCTGTACAATCTTCTGTTTCTTTGTTAACATTACATGACTTTCAATCAGCTATGCCAAACTTTTGTAATGTGTCAGGGGGGCTGAGTTGGAGGGAAGGAGAGACTGAGAAAAGGCAAAGACAGAAGGGAATATAAGAAAGACTAAAATCAAATGAGTTTTCCTAGGGGTGTCAGAAAGACCGATAATAAGGGCGAGAAGTCAAGTGTACCATACCAAATATACTGTTCCACTAAGgattctcttttcttttgtaattgCAACCCACTACTCCCTGGTGTCCTGTGTCTGCCTCCAGGCATCACGGTTCTGCTTTCTCTGACGGTCTTCATGCTAATGGTTGCTGAGATTATGCCTGCCACTTCAGATTCTGTACCCCTGATAGGTcagtttctttttgtgtgtatgcacgtgtgtatctgtttgtgtgttgtggtttttttttgaGGCGGGGGTGGGGACTGACATAGTTCTCAGCATACAGAGTGTCAGCAACCttataagtaaaagtaataataagtAAAATGTGCTCCCCCGTCTGTCTCAGGGCAGTACTTTGCCAGCACCATGGTGATCGTCGGGATGTCAGTAGTGGCCACAGTCATCGTCCTTCAGTTCCATCACCACAGCCCCAACAGTGGACACATGCCACGTTGGGTGAGTTTAAATAAttatagtataataataaactttattaaTGGAGCCCCTTTCTAAACAATATTCAAAATACTTtacaacaaaaccaaaaaaaacacagtagtacaataaatgctaaataaaacaagaaaagaCTTACAGGCTTACagtactcatattatgctttttggcttttcccctttcctttattgtgttatacatCTTTTTGTTCACGttgtaggtttacaaagtgaaaaagcccaaagtcctccccaaagggacttaccatctccaacagaaaacactgttcacaaactctattgtagtccagcctttactgcCGTGATGAATGTGCgccactttgtaacacacgttataatgctcgcctagctgctagcatggcacgccctcatactctgcaactgactggctagtagtccttacctaggtactgcgcatgtgcgactcccaacaaagatggaacagaagtgagatgcctcactctgtatctaaaacagagagctcaacacacagggtgaaaagaggggctgcatcaatgtgcagtacaacaaatatagggtgttttttgaaaattaaaccacataaacctattctggtacaacctctaaatacaattttgaacctgaaaatgagcataatatgagcactttaaaacaaactGGATATAAGGGATAAAATAAGAGGAAGCCAAATGAACTAAAATCAGGGTAAGCTATACAATAAAAGTGTGATTTGAGAGGTGGTTTAAAAGAGGGCACACATTCAGCTAAGCAGATCTTCTCAGGCTGATCGTTCCAGAGTCTCAGGGCCTTAACGAAAACCTTGAACACCACTGGTCTTTATCTTTGACTCTTGGATGGCCAAGACGCCACCACTTGAAAAGGACTTGACAGTTCAGTAATAAAGCTACTGGTCATGCACTGCTTAGAAAGttaacagtaaactgtttttaatcaATTATAAAGCAAACAGAAAGCCAGTGTAGAGAAGCAAAGACAGATTAAATAGTATCCCATCTCTCTGTTCTATCTGAAAGCCTTGGGGCTGAGTTTTACATAGACTGATAGTTGATCAAGGCAGGTGAAAAACCAAATCTTTGCAATGTTCCTAACAAGTTTAGTAACAGGGTGATTCCAAgaccaagacttaaaactagagAGTTAATGTGCCACGATGATAATACTACATGTGGTTGAACCTGATTAGCAGTATTTTGAAGGCTAATAAAGACCATAAAGAATCCTTTATGCTCCTCTggcgtgtgtttatgtgcatctGTGTTCTTTAATTTTCTTATCAGTgtttgtgtccttgtgtgtcaGGTGCACTTGGTTCTGCTGCAGTGGGTTCCATGGTTCCTGCGGATGAAGCGTCCAGGCGAGGGAGTGGAGCCGCCTCTTTCCAACTGCCAGACAGACCCTCAGAGCAGAACCCTGTCCTCtcctaccaccaccaccactaccaccaccaTCCCCACACCAGTGCCCCCCATCCACCCTCAGAGCCTCACCTCCCTGCAGGCTAGCCTGGCTCAGCTCAACCACCCTGTGTCACACCCACCGCCCCACCGGCCCAACTCTCAGGCTGTCATCCTCCCTAATCCCATCCACAGAGATCTCAGCCCCAATCCACATCCACAGCCCAACGGCCATCTGCTTTACATGGGCTTCCAGACTTTCCAGACCACTGCAGAACTGGAGCCAGTTCCGTGGAGCAGAACCACAAGTCACGGGAGGGGTAACAGTGGACTAGGTGGAGGGGAAGTAGAGGGAGCAGCAGGCAGACCAGCTGGAGATACACCTATCCATCACCACCTCCAATCTTCCAAGTTTGGGAGCCCCCCGCATGAAACTCCACTATCCCCAGACCCTGACCCATCAGCCACATCCTCTGGACCCTGCGGCGTAGAGGCTGGGCCCGGAGCAGGGACATCAGCTGCTATACTTACCCACAGCGGTGTGATTCGATCTGTGGCAGTAGAAAACCAGCTGCAGGCTCTTCTGGTGGAAGTGCAGTTTTTAGTCGAACGTGTTAAGGAGCAGGACCGGCAGCTCAGTTTGGCAGAGCAGTGGCAATTTGCTGCAGCTGTCATCGACCGTCTGTGCCTGATGGGATTCAGTGTTTTCAACATTATCTGTACCATTGCTATTCTCATGGCTGCACCCAACTTTGGGGAAGCACTATCAAAAGACTTCATCTgacagaccaaaaacagagagagTGGGAGACTTTAAGGCATAATGCAGATAAGTATTTGTTGGAAGCACAATTGCTGTTAATGACAATGGTacataaaacaaatattaaatatttcctATTCATTAAGCTGTGGTGGATTGTGGCACATGTGGAGTGGACTTCAGAAATTTTATGACACAATTTTTGTGTGTGCCATTTTTCATGATAGAATATCtatggaagaggattagggaCACATGTTAAAACAATTTtgaattctgagtttaaagtcagaactcaaataagttttttttcacatgtggccctgaTCCTCTTCCGTAAATATCACATTTACTGTTCACACATTCTTTTGGCAATGGTTTCTATGGAAGTTTTAGTGATTTTAATTTCCAACTAATGGACTATCAACGGAAATCTCCAACAAAGCATTGCATGTTTTATTGGAATATGGATGATAGTTTGTGGATTttgattctttctttcttttttcttttttttaagtttgacaGTTAAATAAGAAATACATAGTTTTTGGGAATAGTTTTGTGAATGAGGATCCTAAAGAAAACCAATCCCAGAATTTAGGTGAAAACTGGGAAGCATGACTTTGCAAAATTTGTTTTAAAGTATTTGTACTGCCGTCATTGGATGCTACATGAAGATGCTCAGTAGAGAAACTGGACAATGATGTGCTGCATGTAAACCTGAATTTTCTGACAATACAGACCAGAGTTTCTGTGTGCTCTTTTGTTACACGTTTCCCCAAACACTATTTATACTACGGTACACACATTTTGTTACCACTGATGGGTTTCTTTGCAGAaaacttttaatttatttatttcaattcaatttttaatttcattaaagttttttttccaatgtttcctTTTTAATAGGATGTCATTGGGATCAGTATGTTTCCACATGAATATACTCTTTATCACAATAATACAGCCTGGACATCATTCATGTAATGGGATGATGACATTGGTGATTCAGTTCCACCTTTAACAATCACATTAGCCTCATGGTACACTGTAGTGGTCTATCTTGTTTCTGAATATGGGACACACTTTGACAGTAACAGCTAGAACAAatatttcaattatttattCAAAACGTGGAACAATATTGTCCTTCAGTGCAAACATAGACAATTCAGATTGCAACATGTGAAAGAAAGAAGGGATGGCACCTTTCCAAGAATCCTTTTTCACAAGGCGTTTTTCTTATACtgtagacaaacacacacacaaacacacacacacacacacacacacacacacacacacacacacacacacacacacacacacacacagtgtatgcAGAAAAATATAATCTCTATGACCCTGGCTTTGAATGCCAATCATTAACATACATTTCACAGAACACTTTGAATGCCAATATGTCGTGACAGCGagatgtaaacattgtaaaataAACAGCCTTGTCTTTTGTACTTTCTAGACATGCATCAAATGTTCTATTCTTTGGCTCCCCTCCCTCCGATCGAAGTTTGAAAAGGATGCAGAAACAGAGGACAGGAGGAGTTAGAAGGTGAGGGGCTATGAGAGGAAaaagagccagagagaggaaggCAAGATGGAGGTAATGATGTGCAGCAATAAAGAGGGCGAAAGTAGAAAGcgacagaaagagagatggaacaCAGGGCTATGCAGAGgaacagagatggagaggatgCAGAATGACAGAAAGTAGAGAAAGCACAATGTGCTTGCATGGTTGATAGAAACAGAGTAGGGAGGGAAAACAATGTGCTGAGAAAGCAAATAGGAGTCAATAAAGTTTTTACTGATTGCTCATTaataagagagggagaggaggaagggggagaagagaggaagtgGAGAGGAGTGaatccctccccctctcctctgggatgctgctgctgctaaacTGTACTTAATAAGGGGTGACTGgacatatattttgaattggcAAAGAATGTCTATAAAGGATGTTGGCTCATGTAAAATGATTGAATATGAAATAATGCACACTTTACGATGATTGAATTTGGCTAATTgctgttttggcatggctgtaCTCAAACCTTCAGTCGAGGCTATTAATCAAGCTTTAAACGTTTTCATTGtaagtacagtatgtgcaggCAGGGCAGTTTGGAGCAATTCAATGTGCATTTTAATGACCTACTGAGCCCTTTTTGTCTGTGCCGGGGCTGCAGCGTTATAACACAGCTGAGAGATGCAATACAGCACAGGTAATAAATCTAAGATACTCCCCTCCTCCGGTGACTCTGTCATCCACATGCTCTGTGTCGACAGATCACGCAGAGCTGTTTGTTCAGAGGAGAAGCAAACTGACTCGTACAAAACTGGAGCATGATGCGGCGAGCAGGAGAGTGGGATGCAGAAATGTTTGGTTTCAAGGGGCCACTGCAATGTGTGGCCGCAGTTGTCGCACCCATTTGCACCCACATCCACATGAAGCAGAGCAACTGCAAACCCACTCACCCATCAAGCGGTGAAAGTAAGGACCCTGCTGCTAATGCAGTAACCACACATACTCCGAAagctctctgtttctctctacacacacacacacacacacacacacacacacacacacacacacacacacacacacacagttcacttTCACTGCTGCTTGTGCAGTGCTGTCAGTTCAGCTCTGTGTTTGCCCATGTGGGAAAaataaagagagggagagaatataAAAGAAGGGAGTGATGTGATAGCTGATATATTCTGTATTTTAATAAATCTAACTATTGGAATGCAAGAGAGCTATGACTAGGCAATAATGCAATATTTTCTTAGTTTTAGTAAAGATGATGAATGGGAACATCCCAGATAGAGAAACAATCAGAAACAGAGACAATCCCAGTCTTACTGACTTGCACCATGtacagggagaacatgcaaataCCACACAGGCTAAACCAACTGAGCCATCACGCTCCTTAATCTTAATATTTCAGATCTCCAATGTTCCATTTTGAAATATCCAAATCTCAATTTAAGATACACGTCAGCaacaaaatctttatttttttaatttaattatccTTCAAAGCTACACATCTTTATCTTCCTCTTCCCCAAAATTCAGATGTCCCAAGTTAAAATCCCAGACCAACAACAGAAAATAGATATTAATTACTGGGTGCAGGCATTCGATGCAGGTCGATATGGAACTGACATTTCATTGCCTGTTGGGTAATTGTCTCCCAGATCTCATTACAAGATGGAGATGGGGAAAGAAGGGAACACAAAGTGAGAGTGTAAAATTATCTCCAGAGGATAAATCTCACTCTGCTTGTGTGTAACTTCATGTTTTTGGCAGTCCttgactctcacacacacacacacacacacacac
This window of the Perca flavescens isolate YP-PL-M2 chromosome 6, PFLA_1.0, whole genome shotgun sequence genome carries:
- the LOC114557707 gene encoding neuronal acetylcholine receptor subunit alpha-7, encoding MWKSMALWLLILATLLQVSVQGPHQRFLLRELLRDYNPMERPVANDSQTLTVQFSFTLMQVMDVDEKNQVLTTNAWLQMQWYDHYLQWNQSEYPGVKNLRFTSDQVWTPDILLYNSAHDKFDATFKTNVLVNSSGFCEYLPPGIFLSTCNVDVRWFPFDIQRCELKFGSWTFDGWLLDIQMKEADVSGYMTNGEWDLVEVPGGRHEVFYDCCAEPYPDVTFVVTLRRRTLFYALNLLIPCVLLSTMTLVVFLLPANSGEKISLGITVLLSLTVFMLMVAEIMPATSDSVPLIGQYFASTMVIVGMSVVATVIVLQFHHHSPNSGHMPRWVHLVLLQWVPWFLRMKRPGEGVEPPLSNCQTDPQSRTLSSPTTTTTTTTIPTPVPPIHPQSLTSLQASLAHPNPHPQPNGHLLYMGFQTFQTTAELEPVPWSRTTSHGRGNSGLGGGEVEGAAGRPAGDTPIHHHLQSSKFGSPPHETPLSPDPDPSATSSGPCGVEAGPGAGTSAAILTHSGVIRSVAVENQLQALLVEVQFLVERVKEQDRQLSLAEQWQFAAAVIDRLCLMGFSVFNIICTIAILMAAPNFGEALSKDFI